The proteins below are encoded in one region of Paenibacillus albus:
- the rpmH gene encoding 50S ribosomal protein L34, translating into MRPTFRPNVSKRKKVHGFRKRMASANGRKVLSARRQRGRKVLSA; encoded by the coding sequence ATGAGACCGACATTTAGACCGAACGTTAGTAAACGTAAGAAAGTTCATGGTTTCCGTAAGCGTATGGCTTCGGCAAATGGACGTAAAGTGCTGAGCGCCCGCCGTCAACGGGGAAGAAAAGTACTGAGCGCGTAA
- the dnaA gene encoding chromosomal replication initiator protein DnaA, with amino-acid sequence MDSHTHEMWHQVLSIIQTKLSKPSFDTWFKATKASFSGDSTVIVTAPTTFAAEWLESRYTKLVRTTLQEFLGRQYDIKFVIEENKPPEPAEAQPIVMPVVQTGPDEPYTHMLNPKYMFDTFVIGVNNRFAHAASLAVAEAPAKAYNPLFLYGGVGLGKTHLMHAIGHYILEHNPNTRVLYLSSEKFTNEFINAIRDNRGESFRNKYRNIDVLLIDDIQFLAGKEQTQEEFFHTFNALHEERKQIVISSDRPPKEIPTLEERLRSRFEWGLMIDIQPPDLETRIAILRKKAKAENLDIPNEAMVYIANQIDTNIRELEGALIRVVAYSSLINQDITSHLAAEALKDIIPSSRPKMITMHDIQQKVGELYGLKLEEFKARKRTKAVAFPRQIAMYLSRELTDYSLPKIGEAFGGRDHTTVIHAHEKISQQLKVDGELYKIIQTLSDKIRNHT; translated from the coding sequence GTGGATAGCCATACGCACGAAATGTGGCACCAGGTGCTGTCTATCATTCAAACGAAGCTCAGCAAGCCAAGTTTCGACACTTGGTTTAAAGCGACTAAAGCTTCGTTTAGTGGTGATTCAACCGTAATCGTGACAGCACCAACGACTTTTGCAGCCGAATGGCTCGAAAGCCGGTATACAAAGCTTGTGCGGACGACACTGCAGGAATTTTTGGGGCGACAATATGACATTAAATTTGTCATAGAAGAGAATAAGCCACCTGAACCTGCAGAGGCCCAGCCTATCGTCATGCCAGTTGTCCAAACCGGCCCGGACGAGCCATATACGCATATGCTTAACCCTAAATATATGTTCGATACGTTCGTCATCGGCGTGAACAACCGTTTTGCCCATGCGGCATCACTGGCAGTAGCCGAGGCGCCGGCCAAAGCATACAACCCCCTGTTCCTATATGGCGGCGTTGGGCTTGGTAAGACGCATTTAATGCATGCGATCGGACATTATATTTTGGAACATAACCCAAACACGCGCGTGCTTTACTTGTCTTCGGAGAAATTTACGAACGAGTTCATCAACGCGATCCGTGACAACAGAGGCGAGAGCTTCCGTAATAAATATCGGAATATCGACGTGCTGCTCATTGATGATATTCAGTTTCTAGCGGGCAAGGAGCAGACGCAGGAAGAATTCTTCCATACGTTCAACGCGCTGCATGAAGAGCGCAAGCAGATCGTTATCTCCAGTGACCGTCCTCCTAAGGAAATCCCTACACTAGAGGAACGACTTCGTTCCCGCTTCGAGTGGGGGCTGATGATCGACATTCAGCCGCCAGATCTGGAGACACGGATTGCGATTCTTCGGAAGAAGGCGAAGGCCGAGAATCTTGATATTCCGAATGAAGCGATGGTTTATATCGCGAACCAGATCGACACGAACATCCGTGAGCTCGAAGGCGCATTAATCCGAGTTGTAGCGTACTCCTCGCTTATTAATCAAGACATTACGTCGCACCTGGCAGCCGAGGCGCTTAAAGATATTATTCCATCCAGCCGTCCAAAAATGATTACGATGCACGATATCCAGCAAAAAGTCGGAGAGCTGTACGGTTTGAAGCTCGAGGAATTCAAGGCGCGGAAACGTACGAAGGCTGTCGCTTTCCCACGGCAAATTGCGATGTATCTCTCGCGTGAGCTGACGGACTACTCGCTGCCGAAGATCGGCGAAGCGTTCGGCGGTAGAGATCATACAACGGTCATTCATGCTCATGAGAAGATCTCGCAGCAGTTGAAGGTTGATGGGGAGCTATATAAGATCATTCAGACGTTAAGTGATAAGATTCGCAACCACACCTAA
- the remB gene encoding extracellular matrix regulator RemB gives MYIHLGGEKIIRAAELVAIFDISIEQSSKLSKQFVAQARKRKDVEVIGEEEAKSIVVTANKVYYSPISSSTLKKRSHHFATT, from the coding sequence ATGTACATTCATTTGGGTGGAGAGAAGATTATTCGTGCTGCGGAACTCGTAGCTATTTTTGATATTTCGATCGAGCAGTCCTCTAAGCTGTCCAAGCAATTTGTTGCTCAAGCCAGGAAGCGTAAAGACGTAGAAGTTATCGGAGAAGAAGAAGCCAAGTCCATCGTTGTGACAGCGAACAAAGTCTACTATTCCCCCATTTCATCCTCTACGCTGAAGAAACGCTCGCACCATTTTGCAACCACTTAG
- the dnaN gene encoding DNA polymerase III subunit beta: MKLTIRKDQLNDAIQQVSKASSSRPAIPILGGIKIDVNHQGVTLTASDTDISIQSFIPVENGEFVIAKVEKPGSVVLPAKFFVEIVKKLPSDEIEIEVKEQHQTMIRSGSTDIQMVGLDPEEFPILPTVEQSEIISVPGDLLKSMIRQTVFAASTSEQTPILTGALWNLADGQLKFVATDRHRLASRTATVETPEAYRFSNVVISGKTLNELSKIVPDDHTHVDIVVADNQVLFKVGNVLFYSRILDGTYPDTSKIIPQQFKTELVLHTKKLTDAIDRAYLMSREEKTNIVRLVTQEDGSIEISSSSTELGRVTELLEVNEMKGEQLRIAFNSKYMLDALKVIDSEHLFIGFTGAMSPIIIKPTDHQHSLYLILPYRTTG; encoded by the coding sequence ATGAAATTAACGATTCGCAAAGATCAATTAAACGACGCTATTCAACAAGTATCCAAAGCTTCCTCTTCCAGACCGGCAATTCCAATTCTCGGTGGTATCAAAATCGATGTTAACCACCAAGGGGTTACCCTAACCGCCAGCGATACCGATATTTCGATTCAAAGCTTTATTCCTGTTGAAAACGGCGAATTTGTTATTGCAAAAGTCGAGAAACCAGGCAGCGTTGTACTTCCGGCTAAATTTTTCGTTGAGATTGTAAAGAAACTGCCGTCGGATGAAATCGAAATCGAAGTAAAAGAGCAGCACCAAACGATGATTCGTTCCGGTTCGACCGATATCCAGATGGTTGGCCTAGATCCGGAAGAATTCCCGATTCTCCCAACAGTCGAACAAAGTGAAATCATCTCTGTTCCTGGCGATCTATTGAAGTCCATGATTCGTCAAACGGTATTCGCAGCTTCGACTAGCGAACAGACGCCGATTTTGACAGGGGCATTGTGGAATTTGGCTGATGGCCAGCTGAAATTCGTAGCAACGGACCGTCATCGTCTTGCAAGCCGTACTGCGACGGTTGAAACACCGGAGGCTTACCGTTTCTCCAATGTGGTTATCTCCGGCAAGACACTCAACGAGCTATCTAAGATCGTTCCGGACGATCATACACATGTGGATATCGTTGTCGCGGATAATCAAGTGCTGTTTAAAGTCGGCAACGTTCTGTTCTATTCAAGAATCTTGGACGGGACTTATCCGGACACTTCCAAGATTATTCCGCAGCAGTTCAAAACAGAACTGGTTCTGCATACAAAAAAATTGACGGATGCAATCGACCGCGCGTATTTGATGTCGCGTGAAGAGAAGACGAACATCGTTCGCCTTGTTACGCAAGAGGATGGCTCCATTGAAATTTCGTCTAGCTCAACTGAGCTTGGACGTGTAACGGAGCTGCTTGAAGTGAACGAGATGAAGGGTGAACAGCTGCGAATTGCTTTTAACTCCAAATATATGCTTGATGCGCTCAAAGTTATCGATAGTGAACATCTTTTCATCGGATTTACAGGGGCCATGAGCCCGATCATCATTAAGCCGACCGACCACCAGCATAGTTTGTACCTCATTTTGCCGTATCGGACAACAGGCTAA
- the yaaA gene encoding S4 domain-containing protein YaaA, whose amino-acid sequence MKEIGISTEYIALGQFLKLSECIDSGGAAKFFLQEYEVLINGEPDNRRGRKLYVGDKVDVKGFGVFTVVKR is encoded by the coding sequence ATGAAGGAAATTGGAATTTCGACAGAATATATTGCGCTCGGACAGTTTTTGAAGCTGTCTGAGTGCATCGACTCCGGCGGTGCAGCAAAGTTTTTTCTGCAGGAGTACGAAGTGCTCATTAACGGAGAGCCTGACAACCGTCGTGGACGGAAGCTGTACGTAGGCGATAAGGTTGATGTGAAAGGATTTGGCGTCTTTACGGTCGTGAAGCGTTAG
- the rnpA gene encoding ribonuclease P protein component, with protein MQRKLRLRKREDFGRIYRNGKSFANSQFVVYWSRQMQADPIRLGVSASKKIGNAVVRNRMRRQVKEIVRHQLDRMNGQLDLIVIVRKPAVGLEMKELEKSMLHVLKRAGLLKGSKQSV; from the coding sequence GTGCAAAGAAAGCTGCGATTGCGTAAGCGCGAAGATTTTGGCCGTATATATAGGAACGGCAAATCTTTCGCCAATAGTCAGTTCGTCGTTTACTGGTCGCGCCAGATGCAGGCGGATCCAATTCGCCTTGGCGTGTCGGCCAGCAAGAAGATTGGCAATGCCGTCGTTCGGAATCGAATGAGGCGGCAAGTAAAGGAAATTGTTCGGCACCAGCTCGACCGAATGAACGGGCAGCTCGATCTGATCGTCATTGTCCGCAAGCCAGCGGTGGGGCTAGAGATGAAGGAGCTTGAGAAGAGCATGCTTCATGTGCTGAAACGGGCAGGTCTTCTGAAGGGTTCGAAGCAGAGCGTTTAA
- a CDS encoding YidC/Oxa1 family membrane protein insertase yields the protein MLSRISKRTWLTAASLIAVMLFLSGCSSASHPVSMDALEHGNFWQRNVVYYFSLALEEFAKWFNGEYGIAILLMVIIVRTIILPLTIKQYRSSKAMQAIQPELAKLKEKHKDNPQKQQEETMKLFQQHKVNPLAGCLPLLVQMPIFIALYNSIYMNQNIREHTFLWLQLGEKDHTYVLPIIAAITTFIQSKMMQSQQKAMPAMQGIMMIFPVLIFVMALNFPAALPLYWIFSNTYTIIQNYFLYVRNSSKGKESVPAK from the coding sequence ATGTTGTCCCGTATTTCGAAACGCACATGGTTAACGGCAGCTTCGCTCATTGCCGTAATGCTTTTTTTGAGCGGATGTTCCTCAGCTTCGCATCCGGTTTCGATGGATGCCTTGGAGCACGGAAACTTCTGGCAGCGTAACGTAGTTTACTATTTCTCGCTTGCTCTTGAAGAGTTTGCAAAGTGGTTTAACGGTGAATACGGTATTGCCATTCTGCTTATGGTTATTATCGTCAGAACGATCATTCTCCCGCTTACTATTAAACAGTACCGCAGCTCGAAGGCGATGCAGGCCATTCAGCCGGAGCTTGCGAAGCTGAAAGAGAAGCACAAGGATAACCCTCAGAAGCAGCAAGAAGAAACAATGAAGCTGTTTCAGCAGCATAAAGTAAATCCACTGGCCGGCTGTTTGCCGCTGCTCGTGCAAATGCCAATCTTTATCGCGCTTTACAACTCGATCTATATGAATCAGAATATTCGTGAGCACACGTTCCTGTGGCTGCAGCTTGGCGAGAAGGACCACACTTACGTTCTTCCGATTATCGCGGCAATTACGACTTTTATTCAGTCGAAAATGATGCAGTCTCAGCAGAAAGCAATGCCTGCGATGCAAGGTATTATGATGATCTTCCCCGTGTTGATCTTCGTAATGGCACTGAACTTCCCGGCTGCGCTTCCGCTTTACTGGATCTTCAGCAACACATACACAATTATTCAAAACTATTTCCTATATGTACGCAACTCATCTAAGGGCAAGGAGAGTGTGCCTGCGAAATGA